A window of Ignicoccus hospitalis KIN4/I contains these coding sequences:
- a CDS encoding type IV secretory system conjugative DNA transfer family protein: protein MFLELALAILSSIIMCNKLNSKKKRRYRVGKDVLIIEEGPSESYVGALKVEKVDPLHSYDVRRIYDYARSLSKCCKGSELEVRVIRSSEDSKKLLKKIENEISTLRIILSKDNSNVKAEEKLKYFESLLEAVSKYPPTSVNTYYIIRANSKEKLEKDIEYLKGVVEGILNVEVRRLSGPELLRVIKGEDGKKIIANSKSFYVVQPKAKTYNEKALIYLGIREDGEAFLMDAEDLLRHVLVLGSTGSGKSTLLCTLAARAKLVGIENITIMDPKGDLINMCGEGYKVYGPFAEEEMRRRRKVTEAFASDILSSILKEELSDSLKRLVIIDEAWLLEEETLESMMREGRSRGVGVILATQSLKDFGSGVLNNAHTKIFMKYLEVQELKELGLQIDLLELRKLEVGEALIMTPDGEVVRVKVDPFQTLTRMTLKSSMPKSLKDSSTPSTRPSNSIITKFGTTFDF, encoded by the coding sequence GTGTTCTTGGAGCTAGCGCTTGCAATATTGTCTTCAATTATTATGTGCAATAAGTTGAACTCTAAGAAGAAGCGACGTTATCGCGTGGGCAAGGACGTTCTAATTATAGAGGAGGGCCCTTCCGAATCTTACGTAGGCGCCCTCAAGGTAGAGAAGGTGGACCCGTTGCACTCCTACGACGTCCGGAGGATCTACGACTACGCCAGGTCGCTCTCCAAGTGTTGTAAGGGCTCGGAGCTTGAGGTAAGAGTAATTAGGAGTTCCGAGGATTCTAAGAAGTTATTAAAGAAAATAGAGAACGAAATTAGTACTTTGAGAATAATATTGAGTAAGGATAACAGCAACGTGAAGGCTGAAGAGAAGTTAAAGTACTTTGAAAGTTTGTTGGAAGCCGTGTCCAAATACCCTCCCACGTCGGTAAACACGTATTACATAATACGCGCAAATTCTAAGGAAAAATTAGAGAAGGACATAGAATATCTCAAAGGTGTGGTTGAGGGCATACTCAACGTGGAAGTGAGGCGGCTGAGCGGCCCGGAGCTCTTGAGGGTTATCAAAGGTGAGGACGGTAAGAAGATAATAGCGAATTCTAAGTCTTTCTACGTGGTGCAGCCCAAGGCGAAGACGTATAACGAGAAGGCTCTTATATATTTAGGCATCCGGGAGGACGGCGAAGCCTTCCTGATGGACGCTGAGGACTTGCTCCGTCACGTCTTAGTGCTCGGCTCCACCGGGAGCGGGAAGAGCACCCTTCTGTGCACCTTGGCGGCCCGAGCCAAGCTGGTTGGTATAGAAAACATAACTATCATGGACCCCAAAGGAGATTTAATAAATATGTGCGGTGAGGGGTACAAGGTTTACGGGCCCTTCGCGGAGGAGGAAATGAGGAGGCGGAGGAAAGTCACTGAGGCCTTCGCAAGCGACATATTGTCGAGCATACTGAAAGAGGAACTGAGCGACAGTTTGAAGAGGTTGGTAATAATTGACGAGGCTTGGTTGTTGGAGGAGGAGACCTTAGAGAGCATGATGAGGGAGGGGAGGAGTAGGGGCGTCGGAGTAATTCTAGCTACACAGTCCTTGAAAGACTTTGGTAGCGGTGTCTTGAACAACGCCCATACAAAGATTTTCATGAAGTACTTAGAAGTGCAAGAATTAAAGGAGCTGGGGTTGCAGATAGACTTACTCGAATTGAGGAAGCTGGAAGTGGGCGAAGCGCTAATTATGACGCCCGACGGAGAAGTGGTAAGGGTTAAAGTGGACCCCTTTCAGACCCTTACGCGCATGACCTTGAAGTCCTCAATGCCCAAATCCCTTAAGGACTCTTCAACCCCCTCCACTAGACCTTCGAACTCTATCATTACGAAGTTCGGCACGACCTTCGACTTCTGA
- a CDS encoding phosphoadenosine phosphosulfate reductase family protein, whose translation MKKGWNVKTGIVWDVEKNVPTFKEDCWDCETVELPTTLPGDARFAFEHDIGLLKEALEREFGDSDFLWKVLGGKGVVLVNKGAGLDDFRELFSRGAIVGKLYWEPIERTWRFRPSYAGASVLVELGVAKTVEVEEHPSEGSSIFYEGCKDGEQVILVNREKVPVGVGVCRKGRVRVITSFPKSVVGKEPFPAKPLPTTIEDTIKFNERRLRRLTSQSKRFIYSMVSKVEKPLTVSFSGGKDSLVALHLTLEFGKPIVVFNNTGIEMPETVETVRRVVEAFDLELAVADAGNSFWEAMKRNSPPARDLRWCCKVTKLVPMAKLVKERWPSGTLNVVGQRAFESIERSKSPRVWRNKWFPQVLNIAPIHYWTQLDVWMYIFQKGLKDLVNPLYFKGFERIGCFMCPASLLAEFEFTKRVHEDLWNKWEKEVERWRRIMGLPLEWREYGLWRWLSPSSKKKSFMNKLGISYSWEEEYNSRLFPRIIRSENGDEKAIIEYSSNIEKALEDQWSILGKRVERNNVKTQNGHEITFSKNKVEVVGKNPLEEALVVDALIHRWYQCMKCKSCELWCPTGAIKVEERPKVDPERCVSCRLCVLECPIYEPVTDRVSASVILGRPDGWRRKTKKARKEVIKELKEAVLDDAKGLGGL comes from the coding sequence ATGAAGAAAGGGTGGAACGTTAAGACCGGAATAGTGTGGGACGTAGAGAAGAACGTGCCTACGTTCAAGGAGGACTGCTGGGACTGCGAGACTGTAGAGCTCCCCACGACCTTGCCGGGGGACGCCCGATTCGCCTTCGAGCACGATATAGGCTTGCTCAAGGAGGCCCTAGAGCGCGAGTTCGGGGACTCCGACTTCCTGTGGAAGGTCTTGGGGGGCAAAGGGGTTGTTTTGGTAAACAAGGGCGCCGGGCTGGACGACTTCAGGGAGCTCTTCTCGAGAGGCGCCATAGTTGGCAAGCTCTACTGGGAACCAATAGAGAGGACGTGGAGGTTCAGGCCCTCCTACGCGGGGGCCTCAGTTCTAGTCGAGCTGGGCGTAGCCAAAACGGTCGAGGTAGAGGAGCACCCGAGCGAAGGCTCCTCCATATTTTACGAGGGTTGTAAGGACGGAGAACAAGTGATACTGGTTAATAGAGAGAAGGTTCCCGTAGGGGTCGGGGTCTGCAGAAAGGGGCGCGTCAGGGTAATAACGTCATTTCCCAAGTCGGTGGTCGGGAAAGAGCCGTTCCCCGCCAAGCCGCTCCCCACTACCATAGAGGACACGATCAAGTTCAACGAACGCCGCCTTCGGAGGCTCACCTCCCAATCGAAGAGGTTCATATACTCTATGGTAAGCAAGGTGGAGAAGCCGCTCACGGTCTCCTTCTCCGGGGGCAAGGACAGCTTGGTAGCTCTCCACCTAACCTTGGAGTTCGGCAAACCTATCGTGGTATTTAACAACACTGGAATAGAAATGCCGGAGACCGTCGAGACCGTGAGGAGGGTCGTGGAGGCGTTCGACCTAGAGCTGGCGGTCGCCGACGCCGGCAACTCGTTCTGGGAGGCAATGAAGAGGAACTCCCCTCCAGCGAGGGACCTCAGGTGGTGCTGTAAAGTAACCAAACTCGTACCTATGGCCAAGCTGGTGAAGGAGAGGTGGCCCTCCGGCACCTTGAACGTAGTGGGGCAAAGGGCCTTTGAGAGCATAGAGAGGAGCAAGTCCCCGAGGGTGTGGAGGAACAAGTGGTTCCCGCAAGTGCTTAACATCGCTCCCATACACTATTGGACCCAGCTCGACGTTTGGATGTACATATTCCAAAAGGGGCTAAAGGACTTAGTCAACCCCCTCTACTTCAAGGGCTTCGAGAGGATAGGCTGCTTCATGTGTCCCGCCAGCTTGTTGGCCGAGTTCGAGTTCACAAAACGCGTCCACGAAGACTTGTGGAACAAGTGGGAGAAGGAGGTGGAGAGGTGGAGAAGAATCATGGGGTTGCCACTCGAGTGGAGGGAGTACGGCCTGTGGAGGTGGCTCAGCCCGAGCTCGAAGAAGAAGAGTTTTATGAATAAGCTTGGAATAAGCTACAGCTGGGAAGAAGAGTATAACAGCAGGCTCTTCCCGAGGATAATTAGGTCGGAGAACGGGGACGAGAAGGCCATCATAGAGTACTCTTCTAATATAGAGAAAGCGTTGGAAGACCAGTGGAGCATACTGGGCAAGAGGGTCGAGCGTAACAATGTAAAGACGCAGAACGGTCATGAAATAACTTTCTCCAAAAACAAGGTTGAGGTCGTAGGCAAGAACCCCTTAGAGGAAGCTTTGGTGGTCGACGCGCTCATCCACCGTTGGTACCAGTGCATGAAGTGTAAGAGTTGCGAGCTCTGGTGCCCCACCGGGGCCATCAAGGTTGAGGAGAGGCCTAAGGTGGACCCGGAGAGGTGCGTCTCGTGTAGGCTCTGCGTGCTGGAGTGTCCGATATACGAACCGGTGACCGATAGGGTGAGCGCCTCGGTGATCTTGGGGAGGCCGGACGGTTGGAGAAGGAAGACGAAGAAGGCGAGGAAGGAAGTAATAAAGGAACTGAAGGAGGCGGTGTTGGACGACGCGAAGGGGCTCGGCGGCCTTTGA
- the pth2 gene encoding peptidyl-tRNA hydrolase Pth2 — translation MGKGKICAQVAHASLGAALEAMKKKPSWFEEWTKGGQKKVVLKVGSLKELLEIYQKARDLGLPAFLVKDAGLTQVEPGTVTAVAVGPAPEEEVDKVTGHLKLL, via the coding sequence ATGGGGAAGGGAAAGATCTGCGCACAAGTGGCTCACGCTTCCTTAGGAGCGGCCTTGGAGGCTATGAAGAAGAAGCCATCTTGGTTCGAGGAGTGGACCAAAGGGGGCCAGAAGAAGGTGGTCCTCAAGGTTGGTTCGCTGAAGGAGTTGCTAGAAATATATCAGAAGGCTAGGGACCTCGGCCTCCCCGCGTTCTTGGTTAAGGACGCGGGCCTAACCCAAGTGGAGCCTGGCACCGTAACGGCAGTCGCAGTAGGCCCTGCCCCCGAAGAGGAGGTCGACAAGGTTACCGGCCACTTGAAGCTGCTGTAG